A window of the Deltaproteobacteria bacterium genome harbors these coding sequences:
- the gmd gene encoding GDP-mannose 4,6-dehydratase, with product MKKKALITGITGQDGSYLAESLLQKGYEVHGIKRRASLFNTDRIDHLYQDPHQPGRAFHLHYGDLTDAANLIRIVQQIQPDEIYNLAAQSHVQVSFETPEYTANVDALGALRMLEAIRILGLNKKTRFYQASTSELYGLVQDTPQTETTPFYPRSPYACAKLYAYWITVNYREAYGMYACNGILFNHESPVRGETFVTRKISRALARIYLGLQECLYLGNLNALRDWGHARDYVEMQWLMLQQDRPDDYVIATGEQHSVREFVQTAARELGMVIEFSGEGVEEKGVNPANGKTIVAVDPRYFRPTEVETLLGDPAKGKAQLGWKPRITFQELVAEMVRADLEEAKKEELCVRAGFSITSPHE from the coding sequence ATGAAAAAAAAGGCGCTCATCACCGGTATTACCGGACAGGACGGTTCCTACCTGGCCGAATCCCTTCTGCAGAAGGGCTACGAGGTCCATGGCATCAAACGCCGGGCCTCGCTCTTCAATACCGATCGCATCGATCATCTGTACCAGGACCCGCACCAGCCAGGCCGGGCCTTTCATCTTCACTACGGGGACCTGACCGATGCCGCCAACCTGATCCGTATCGTCCAGCAGATTCAACCGGACGAAATCTACAATCTGGCCGCCCAGTCCCATGTGCAGGTCTCCTTCGAGACCCCCGAGTACACGGCCAACGTCGATGCCCTGGGGGCCCTGCGCATGCTCGAGGCCATTCGCATCCTCGGCCTGAACAAAAAAACCCGCTTCTATCAGGCATCCACATCGGAGTTGTACGGATTGGTCCAGGATACCCCCCAGACCGAGACGACCCCGTTCTACCCAAGATCGCCCTATGCCTGCGCCAAGCTTTACGCCTACTGGATCACGGTCAACTACCGCGAGGCCTACGGCATGTACGCCTGCAACGGCATCCTCTTCAACCACGAATCCCCGGTCCGGGGCGAAACCTTTGTCACCCGCAAGATCTCCCGGGCCCTGGCCCGTATCTATCTCGGCCTCCAGGAGTGCCTGTACCTGGGCAACCTGAACGCCCTGCGCGATTGGGGCCACGCCCGCGACTATGTGGAAATGCAATGGCTCATGCTCCAACAGGATAGGCCCGACGACTATGTCATCGCCACAGGCGAGCAGCATTCGGTCCGAGAGTTCGTCCAGACTGCGGCCCGGGAACTCGGCATGGTCATCGAATTTTCGGGAGAAGGCGTCGAAGAGAAGGGCGTCAACCCGGCCAACGGCAAGACCATCGTCGCCGTTGATCCCAGATATTTCCGGCCCACGGAGGTCGAAACCCTGCTGGGCGATCCGGCCAAGGGCAAGGCCCAACTCGGATGGAAACCCAGGATCACCTTTCAGGAACTGGTCGCCGAAATGGTCCGGGCCGACCTGGAAGAGGCCAAGAAGGAAGAACTTTGCGTCCGAGCGGGGTTTAGCATCACCTCGCCCCACGAATAG